The Rattus rattus isolate New Zealand chromosome 1, Rrattus_CSIRO_v1, whole genome shotgun sequence genome includes a region encoding these proteins:
- the Mrpl15 gene encoding 39S ribosomal protein L15, mitochondrial, with protein sequence MAGMAFGRGTSLDLLRSLPRVSLANLKPSLNSRKRERRPRDRRRGRKCGRGHKGERQRGTRPRLGFEGGQTPFYIRIPKYGFNEGHSFRHQYQPLSLRRLQYLIDLGRVDPTQPIDLTQLVNGRGVTIQPLKRDYGVQLVEEGADTFQAKVNIEVQMASELAIAAIEKNGGVVTTAFYDPRSLEILCKPVPFFLRGQPIPKRMLPPEALVPYYTDAKNRGYLADPAKFPEARLELAMKYGYVLPDVTKDELFRMLSTRKDPRQIFFGLAPGWIVNMADKKILKPTDENLLKYYSS encoded by the exons ATGGCTGGCATGGCGTTTGGCCGCGGGACCAGTCTGGACCTTCTGCGGTCCTTGCCGAGAGTGAGCCTGGCCAATCTGAAGCCCAGTCTTAACTCCAGAAAACGG GAAAGACGTCCAAGAGATCGGAGAAGAGGTAGGAAATGTGGCAGAGGCCataaaggagaaagacagagaggaaccCGGCCGAGGCTGGGCTTTGAGGGAGGGCAGACTCCATTTTACATCCGAATCCCAAAATACGGATTTAATGAAGGACATAG TTTCAGGCACCAGTATCAGCCTTTGAGTCTCAGGAGACTACAGTATCTCATTGATTTAGGTCGAGTTGATCCAACTCAACCTATTGACTTAACCCAGCTTGTGAATGGGAGAGGTGTGACCATCCAGCCCCTTAAAAGGGATTATGGGGTCCAGCTGGTGGAAGAG GGTGCTGATACTTTTCAAGCAAAAGTTAATATTGAGGTGCAGATGGCTTCAGAATTAGCCATTGCTGCAATTGAAAAAAATGGCGGTGTTGTTACTACAGCCTTCTATGACCCAAGAAGTCTAG AAATTCTGTGCAAGcctgttccattctttctgcGCGGACAACCCATTCCAAAGAGAATGCTTCCACCCGAGGCGCTGGTGCCCTATTACACCGATGCGAAAAACCGGGGGTACCTGGCCGACCCTGCCAAGTTTCCTGAAGCAAGACTGGAACTCGCCATGAAGTATGGCTATGTCCTTCCTGATGTCACGAAGGACGAACTCTTCAGAATGCTCAGCACCCGCAAGGATCCAAGGCAGATTTTCTTTGGTCTTGCTCCTGGCTGGATAGTGAATATGGCAGATAAGAAAATTCTAAAACCTACAGATGAGAATCTCCTCAAGTATTACAGCTCCTGA